In one Candidatus Zixiibacteriota bacterium genomic region, the following are encoded:
- the murD gene encoding UDP-N-acetylmuramoyl-L-alanine--D-glutamate ligase — protein MTTKERIKGRTIGIIGMARSGLAAARLIHLHGGTSFVSDVKTAEKLASELAQLKGLGVEFETGGHTERLLESDFIIISPGVPRTIPIMKNIADAGIPVFSEVELASWFCRGRIIAITGSNGKTTTTSLTGAILSTAGITSIVCGNIGRPFAEVVMDIPPDGYAVLEISNFQLETIEEFAPYIAMILNLTPDHLDRYDDFDGYKKAKYRITENQSSNDYLILNADDTVIDKNHIGSKAQRIYFSTARALPTGVCQRGRTLVGRVGGNEYEIIEVDKIRIPGPHNRQNAAAAALAGLLLGIAPAAIAETLRTFPGVPHRMEDAGLVAGIRFINDSKATNVDSVCYALRSIDTPVCLIAGGRDKGGSYRPIVDYGKGKIKEIVLIGEAREKIFNVLGKEFPVEFAESMEEAVRKAFDAASPGETVLLSPACSSFDMFNNFEHRGEVFKKVVASLRSNGKTTVKLGS, from the coding sequence ATGACGACAAAAGAAAGAATCAAAGGAAGAACAATCGGCATTATCGGCATGGCCCGTTCGGGATTGGCGGCGGCACGATTGATTCATCTGCACGGTGGCACCTCGTTTGTGTCAGATGTCAAGACGGCCGAGAAACTCGCATCGGAACTGGCACAGCTTAAGGGACTGGGCGTGGAGTTCGAAACCGGCGGTCATACCGAGCGCCTGCTGGAATCGGATTTCATTATAATTTCCCCCGGCGTTCCCCGGACTATTCCAATCATGAAAAATATCGCCGACGCCGGCATACCCGTATTTTCGGAAGTGGAACTGGCCTCATGGTTCTGCCGCGGCCGGATTATCGCCATCACCGGCTCCAACGGAAAGACCACAACCACCAGTCTCACCGGGGCCATATTAAGTACCGCCGGGATAACCAGTATCGTCTGCGGCAACATCGGGCGTCCTTTTGCCGAGGTTGTAATGGATATTCCGCCCGATGGCTACGCCGTCCTCGAGATTTCCAATTTCCAGCTTGAGACCATCGAGGAATTTGCACCGTACATTGCCATGATTCTCAATCTGACGCCGGACCATCTTGACCGTTATGATGATTTTGACGGTTATAAGAAGGCCAAGTATCGTATCACCGAAAATCAGTCATCAAATGATTACCTTATTTTGAATGCCGATGACACGGTCATCGATAAGAACCATATCGGAAGCAAAGCGCAGAGGATATATTTTTCCACCGCCCGTGCCCTGCCGACCGGGGTCTGTCAGAGGGGACGGACACTGGTCGGCAGGGTGGGCGGGAATGAATATGAAATTATTGAAGTTGATAAGATTCGTATTCCCGGGCCGCATAACCGGCAGAATGCGGCGGCGGCCGCCCTGGCCGGCCTGCTTCTCGGTATCGCTCCTGCGGCCATTGCCGAAACGCTTCGAACTTTCCCCGGTGTGCCGCACCGCATGGAGGATGCGGGGTTGGTAGCCGGGATCAGGTTTATCAACGATTCCAAGGCCACCAATGTCGATTCGGTTTGCTACGCCCTGCGCTCTATCGATACGCCGGTCTGCCTGATTGCGGGCGGGCGCGACAAGGGCGGCAGCTACCGGCCGATTGTCGATTACGGCAAGGGGAAGATCAAGGAAATAGTACTGATCGGCGAAGCACGGGAAAAAATTTTCAACGTCCTGGGGAAGGAATTTCCCGTAGAATTTGCGGAAAGCATGGAGGAAGCGGTCAGAAAGGCTTTTGATGCTGCCTCGCCCGGCGAGACAGTACTACTCTCACCCGCCTGCTCCAGTTTTGATATGTTCAACAATTTCGAACACCGGGGAGAAGTGTTTAAGAAAGTGGTGGCCTCCCTGCGAAGCAACGGAAAGACGACCGTAAAGCTTGGTTCATAA
- the ftsW gene encoding putative lipid II flippase FtsW: MDKKLLYSTVALSIVGMVMVYSSSSILAQDRFGSHFYFLQRQLLWLLLSVAVAWGITKIDLKKNAIASVPLLLGCLILLSLVFIMPARNGSHRWLFFGPFTVQPSEFFKLVVIFYLAFSLSQKKKNLDNWKQILLPYAPLVGAGLLLIILEPGLGSAMTISLTVLTVFFLAGVRLYHLGALILPLAGLTSFMVFVLGYKRERVIDYLAAVIDPLKGSYHIKQAVLGMGAGNLFGAGLGNGKQKLFFLPYPHTDFIFATIGEELGFIGLLVILILFYIVIWRGIKIALYQPDRFGYLLAMGVTLSLLVSILINIAVVTSLLPTTGIPLPLLSYGGSALMVSIASVAVLLNLSKRKGIVAR, encoded by the coding sequence ATGGATAAGAAATTATTATATAGTACGGTGGCTCTGTCCATTGTCGGGATGGTGATGGTGTACTCATCATCATCGATTCTGGCCCAGGATCGATTCGGTTCTCATTTCTATTTCCTCCAGCGGCAATTGCTCTGGCTGTTGCTCTCTGTCGCCGTTGCCTGGGGTATCACAAAAATCGACCTCAAGAAGAATGCCATTGCTTCCGTCCCGCTCCTGCTGGGGTGTCTTATCCTCCTTTCGCTGGTATTCATCATGCCGGCCCGCAATGGCTCGCATCGGTGGCTTTTTTTCGGCCCGTTCACGGTGCAACCATCGGAATTCTTCAAACTGGTGGTTATATTCTATCTGGCCTTTTCCCTGTCGCAGAAGAAGAAAAATCTCGACAATTGGAAACAGATACTGCTGCCTTATGCGCCGCTGGTCGGTGCCGGATTACTCCTCATCATTCTCGAACCGGGACTGGGTTCGGCCATGACTATCAGCCTGACCGTTCTGACCGTATTTTTCCTGGCCGGCGTAAGGCTCTATCATCTCGGAGCGCTGATTCTTCCCCTGGCTGGACTTACCTCATTCATGGTTTTTGTGCTCGGTTATAAGCGAGAACGGGTCATTGATTATCTTGCGGCGGTCATTGATCCGCTTAAGGGAAGTTATCATATCAAGCAGGCGGTACTCGGTATGGGCGCAGGAAATCTTTTCGGCGCCGGGCTGGGGAACGGCAAACAGAAGCTCTTTTTCCTCCCTTATCCCCATACCGATTTCATTTTTGCAACGATCGGCGAAGAGCTTGGATTTATCGGATTGCTGGTAATTCTGATACTTTTTTACATCGTCATCTGGCGCGGCATCAAGATTGCCCTTTATCAGCCGGATCGATTCGGATATCTGCTGGCCATGGGCGTCACGCTCTCGCTTCTGGTTTCCATCCTGATCAATATCGCCGTCGTCACCTCCCTTCTGCCGACCACCGGTATTCCTCTGCCGCTGCTTTCGTATGGCGGCTCGGCGCTGATGGTTTCGATTGCCTCGGTGGCCGTATTGCTTAACCTGTCAAAACGAAAGGGGATAGTCGCTAGGTGA
- the murC gene encoding UDP-N-acetylmuramate--L-alanine ligase → MKAGIAVQPKFEGKKMIFGKFRELFFVGIGGAGMSGIAEILHNLGYTVSGSDLSHSEVTAHLDQLGVRIFEGHDGANIGNANVVVISSAVSADNPEVVEAKRRGIPVIKRAEMLGELMRLKYSIGIAGTHGKTTTTSMIGKIMTDARLEPTVIVGGIVAGTGSGATLGAGDYLVAEADEYDRSFLSMFPSMAVITNIEADHLDCYDGMEDLENSFLTYMNRVPFYGLVVYCMDDPTLLRLHDRIGRAAVSFGFSDGADYRAADVRYFEGGSRFSVFKRETLLGQIELHVPGRHNVLNALAAIAAVSELEVKFETVADALLKFRGVDRRFEIKSITGNIMVIDDYAHHPTEIRATLETARTSYNRRVIAVFQPHLFSRTRQFYREFAEVLHLADIAYLVDIYPAREKPIEGVTSEMISRCALQMGYNNIHYVGPKENAVGEVLKTIRSGDMIITIGAGSITRINPEIVRGIEKR, encoded by the coding sequence TTGAAAGCAGGGATTGCGGTACAACCAAAATTTGAAGGCAAGAAGATGATATTCGGAAAATTCAGAGAACTGTTTTTTGTCGGAATCGGCGGCGCCGGGATGTCGGGCATCGCCGAAATCCTCCATAATCTCGGCTACACAGTGAGCGGCTCCGACCTGTCGCACAGCGAAGTCACCGCGCATCTGGATCAGCTGGGCGTGCGGATATTCGAGGGCCATGACGGAGCCAATATCGGTAATGCCAATGTGGTTGTTATCTCATCGGCGGTCAGCGCCGACAACCCCGAAGTAGTCGAGGCCAAGCGGCGCGGCATTCCCGTTATCAAGCGGGCGGAAATGCTGGGAGAGTTGATGCGACTGAAATATTCCATCGGCATTGCGGGCACGCACGGCAAGACTACGACTACATCAATGATCGGCAAGATTATGACGGATGCCCGTCTGGAACCGACCGTTATTGTCGGCGGCATTGTTGCCGGAACCGGCTCGGGGGCAACGCTCGGCGCCGGCGATTATCTGGTGGCTGAAGCCGATGAATATGACCGCTCGTTCCTTTCCATGTTTCCCTCCATGGCGGTAATCACCAATATCGAAGCGGATCATCTCGATTGCTATGACGGCATGGAAGATCTGGAGAATTCTTTTTTGACTTATATGAACCGGGTACCGTTTTACGGTCTGGTTGTTTATTGCATGGACGATCCCACTCTGCTCCGGCTGCACGATCGCATCGGTCGGGCAGCGGTGAGTTTCGGATTTTCGGATGGGGCCGATTATCGCGCCGCCGATGTCCGGTATTTCGAGGGCGGATCGCGCTTTTCCGTTTTCAAGCGGGAGACACTTCTCGGGCAGATCGAATTGCATGTTCCCGGACGGCACAATGTCCTCAATGCCCTGGCCGCGATTGCGGCCGTGTCGGAGCTGGAGGTAAAGTTCGAAACCGTTGCCGATGCCCTGCTCAAATTCCGCGGGGTTGACCGCCGCTTCGAAATCAAGAGTATCACCGGCAATATCATGGTGATTGATGATTATGCTCACCACCCGACCGAAATTCGGGCCACTCTGGAAACCGCCCGAACCTCGTACAACCGCCGCGTGATTGCTGTCTTCCAGCCTCATCTCTTCAGCCGCACGCGGCAGTTCTATCGGGAATTTGCCGAGGTGCTCCATCTGGCCGATATCGCCTATCTGGTTGATATCTATCCGGCGCGCGAGAAGCCGATAGAGGGCGTTACCTCCGAGATGATCAGCCGCTGCGCGCTTCAGATGGGGTATAACAACATACATTATGTCGGTCCCAAAGAGAATGCGGTGGGTGAAGTACTTAAAACGATTCGTTCCGGCGATATGATAATTACCATTGGCGCCGGAAGTATCACGCGGATCAACCCGGAGATAGTGAGAGGAATAGAAAAGCGATGA
- the mraY gene encoding phospho-N-acetylmuramoyl-pentapeptide-transferase yields MLYYLFTHMVGYVSGFNLFRYITFRTAAATITAILIALFLGPLFIRLLRRYQIREEIRTDGPQTHLSKQGTPTMGGLIILAAIIIPTVLWADMTNYFVLMILLVTFWLGLIGFMDDYLKAVKHQKKGMVGRKKLIGQIGLGLVFGLVLTFLPPNSLYDGTTGIPFFKNYVLSLGILYIPFIVVVITASSNAVNLTDGLDGLAIGLTGLCFVALAGFTYVAGRADFSNYLQIEYIPGAGEMAIYCGAAIGAAIGFLWFNTHPAEVFMGDTGALTLGGVLGAIAILIKKELLLVIVGGVFVIETLSVILQVLSYKYRGGKRIFKMAPLHHHFELLGWPESKVVIRFWIIGALFALLTLSTLKIR; encoded by the coding sequence ATGCTGTACTATCTGTTCACCCATATGGTCGGATATGTTTCCGGATTCAATCTTTTTCGGTATATTACGTTCCGGACCGCCGCCGCCACCATAACGGCCATTCTGATTGCGCTTTTCCTGGGACCGTTGTTCATCAGACTTCTGCGCCGGTACCAAATTAGGGAAGAGATTCGAACCGATGGTCCGCAGACCCACCTTTCCAAACAGGGGACGCCCACAATGGGGGGGTTAATTATCCTGGCGGCGATAATCATTCCCACGGTCCTCTGGGCCGACATGACCAATTATTTTGTACTTATGATTCTGCTGGTGACATTCTGGCTGGGGTTGATCGGTTTCATGGATGACTATCTCAAAGCGGTCAAGCATCAGAAGAAAGGTATGGTGGGACGGAAGAAACTTATCGGGCAGATAGGGCTTGGTCTGGTTTTCGGATTGGTTCTCACTTTTCTGCCGCCCAATTCGCTTTATGACGGTACGACCGGCATTCCCTTTTTCAAAAATTATGTCCTCTCACTGGGTATTCTTTACATTCCGTTCATAGTCGTTGTTATTACCGCCTCCTCCAACGCCGTCAATCTTACCGACGGTCTTGACGGTCTGGCGATCGGACTGACCGGATTATGTTTTGTGGCCTTAGCCGGATTTACCTATGTTGCGGGTCGCGCCGACTTCTCCAATTACCTGCAGATCGAATATATCCCCGGAGCCGGCGAAATGGCCATTTACTGCGGCGCCGCTATCGGTGCGGCCATTGGATTTCTCTGGTTTAACACCCATCCGGCGGAAGTATTCATGGGTGATACCGGCGCTCTCACGCTCGGCGGCGTGCTGGGCGCGATCGCCATTTTGATTAAGAAGGAACTTCTGCTGGTTATTGTCGGCGGGGTGTTTGTCATTGAGACTCTTTCCGTTATTCTGCAGGTCCTTTCCTATAAGTACCGCGGAGGGAAAAGAATATTCAAGATGGCGCCGTTGCATCATCATTTCGAGTTGCTCGGCTGGCCGGAATCAAAGGTGGTTATCCGATTTTGGATAATCGGGGCGCTGTTTGCCCTATTAACCCTGTCGACTTTGAAAATAAGATGA
- the ftsZ gene encoding cell division protein FtsZ, whose amino-acid sequence MNEETLKFDFDDDSNNFAKIKVVGVGGGGGNAISRMIEAGLSGVEFIAINTDAQVLESNLAGKKIQIGKRLTKGLGAGANPDIGRKAIDEDRDEVAAALAGADMVFITAGMGGGTGTGAAPVVAEIARENGALTVAIVTRPFKFEGQRRNEKAEAGVRELKEKADTLVAIPNERLLSIVDKSTRLTQAFSFADEVLHQATKGISELITIPGLINCDFADVRTVMLEKGGALMGTGFGTGEERAETAAKQAISSPLLENVCISGAKGVLINVTGGEDMTLFDVNTATSIVYQAAGAEANIIFGAVIDPSMNDKMRVTVIATGFGPAAETTVLEEKKDFIPASTPAKIMSLFPEHTAYPLRKVVGGNGGNGHRSRIPNFEDENRKIPAYIRRLDE is encoded by the coding sequence ATGAATGAGGAAACTTTGAAATTTGATTTTGACGATGATTCGAATAATTTCGCCAAAATCAAAGTGGTTGGCGTCGGCGGCGGCGGCGGCAATGCCATCAGCCGAATGATTGAGGCCGGGCTCTCGGGGGTGGAATTCATTGCCATCAACACCGACGCCCAGGTTCTGGAAAGCAACCTGGCCGGCAAAAAAATCCAGATCGGCAAGAGACTCACCAAAGGGCTTGGCGCCGGCGCCAATCCCGATATCGGAAGAAAAGCTATAGATGAAGACCGGGACGAGGTTGCGGCCGCACTGGCTGGAGCCGATATGGTCTTTATCACCGCCGGTATGGGTGGCGGAACCGGTACCGGTGCGGCGCCGGTGGTCGCCGAAATCGCCCGCGAGAACGGGGCTTTGACAGTGGCCATCGTCACCCGCCCGTTCAAATTTGAGGGACAGCGCCGTAATGAAAAGGCGGAAGCAGGCGTCCGCGAGCTCAAAGAAAAAGCCGATACCCTTGTCGCCATTCCCAATGAGCGACTGCTCTCCATCGTGGATAAGTCAACCCGTCTGACACAGGCCTTCAGCTTTGCCGATGAAGTACTGCATCAGGCGACCAAAGGCATTTCCGAATTGATAACGATTCCGGGTCTGATCAATTGCGACTTTGCCGATGTCCGGACCGTCATGCTGGAAAAGGGCGGCGCTCTGATGGGTACCGGATTCGGCACCGGTGAGGAGCGCGCCGAGACCGCCGCCAAGCAGGCGATTTCCTCGCCGCTTCTTGAGAATGTCTGTATCTCCGGCGCCAAAGGGGTGTTGATTAACGTCACCGGCGGCGAAGATATGACTCTCTTTGATGTCAACACCGCGACCTCGATCGTCTATCAGGCGGCCGGCGCCGAGGCCAATATTATTTTTGGCGCCGTCATCGACCCGAGCATGAACGACAAGATGCGTGTGACCGTTATCGCTACCGGCTTTGGCCCTGCGGCCGAGACTACGGTACTTGAGGAAAAGAAGGATTTTATCCCGGCCTCAACTCCGGCCAAAATCATGTCGCTGTTTCCCGAGCACACCGCATACCCTCTGCGGAAAGTAGTCGGCGGCAACGGCGGCAATGGCCATCGTAGTCGCATTCCGAATTTTGAGGATGAGAATCGCAAGATACCGGCTTATATCCGGCGTCTTGACGAATAG
- the ftsA gene encoding cell division protein FtsA, which translates to MPEKRIITGIDIGTTKIRALITESDEKGLPIFLGYGIAPAVGLRRGVVVNMEKTVQSISRAVEDAELMAAVHIESAVAGIAGDHIKSVNSQGVIGVSRSDSEITQTDVDKAIEAASAVAIPADREIIHVLPQQYTIDEQPGIKNPVGMTGVRLEVEVHIVTAAVTSAKNVYRSLERCEIGADHLVLQSLAASYATISSEEQEMGVVLLDIGGDLTDVAIFFDGSIRHSGVVPLGGKNVTNDITIGLRTAVEQAERLKLVHGAALTSMVDADEMIEVSGVMGRAPRSISRNVLASIIEPRMEEILSLASREIKKANPPDALAAGVILTGGGALLPGVVELAEQILNMPVKLGIPAGIEGLPVTIVNPEYATAVGLVNYGFRHGTGQAKRRGGLRGFFRKMEDWFSGNF; encoded by the coding sequence ATGCCAGAAAAAAGAATCATAACCGGAATTGATATCGGTACGACCAAAATCCGCGCTCTCATTACCGAGAGCGACGAGAAAGGATTGCCGATCTTCCTCGGCTACGGCATTGCACCGGCGGTCGGTCTTCGCCGTGGTGTCGTGGTGAATATGGAAAAGACGGTACAGTCCATATCCAGGGCAGTTGAGGATGCCGAGTTGATGGCCGCCGTTCATATCGAATCGGCCGTTGCCGGTATTGCCGGGGATCATATCAAATCGGTCAACAGCCAGGGGGTGATAGGGGTTTCCCGTTCCGACAGCGAAATCACCCAGACCGATGTCGACAAAGCGATCGAGGCGGCCAGCGCCGTGGCAATTCCGGCCGACCGCGAAATTATCCATGTCCTTCCGCAGCAGTACACCATTGATGAGCAGCCGGGGATCAAGAATCCGGTCGGCATGACCGGTGTCCGGCTGGAGGTCGAGGTTCATATTGTCACCGCCGCGGTGACTTCGGCAAAAAATGTCTACCGCTCTCTGGAAAGGTGCGAAATCGGAGCGGATCATCTGGTGCTGCAGTCGCTGGCCGCATCGTACGCCACGATCAGCAGCGAGGAGCAGGAAATGGGGGTGGTATTGCTCGATATCGGCGGCGATCTGACCGATGTGGCGATTTTCTTCGACGGTTCCATTCGACATTCCGGGGTCGTTCCTCTGGGCGGTAAGAATGTCACCAATGATATTACAATCGGACTGCGGACGGCGGTCGAACAGGCGGAGCGGCTGAAACTGGTGCATGGCGCGGCGCTGACCTCGATGGTTGATGCGGATGAAATGATCGAGGTGAGCGGCGTTATGGGAAGAGCGCCGCGAAGCATCTCCCGTAATGTTCTGGCCTCGATTATCGAGCCGAGAATGGAGGAAATACTTTCGCTGGCGTCGCGGGAAATCAAAAAGGCAAATCCTCCCGATGCTCTGGCGGCCGGTGTCATTCTGACCGGTGGCGGCGCCCTGCTACCCGGGGTGGTGGAACTGGCCGAGCAGATACTAAATATGCCGGTCAAGCTGGGCATCCCGGCCGGCATTGAGGGATTGCCCGTGACAATTGTCAATCCGGAATACGCCACGGCCGTGGGCCTGGTGAATTACGGTTTCCGGCACGGGACAGGACAGGCGAAAAGGCGGGGCGGACTGCGCGGATTCTTTAGAAAAATGGAAGATTGGTTTTCAGGAAATTTTTAA
- a CDS encoding flagellin encodes MGLAIQNNISSLGVWRNADLRLVLMLDSMEKLSSGMRINFAHDDPSGLVISVQMRARIASLNQEIANISVAISKYQTADSALEQLRSILTEIRSLAVGAANGAVNDGKMLEAYQSEADNLVQSYNRIISETSFGKQKLLDGSAGSVTHVQSLQEIDFSTTAGTEHSITALDEATSRLDQAIADIGATQKYALESQLVNLRVEAQNLTAAESQITDADYILEYSNFLRNQLLLRSAMSLLAHGSLNARTVLTLLSDR; translated from the coding sequence ATGGGCCTGGCTATTCAGAATAATATCTCGTCCCTCGGCGTCTGGAGAAATGCCGACCTGCGGCTTGTCCTCATGCTGGACTCGATGGAGAAACTATCCTCGGGGATGAGGATAAATTTCGCTCACGATGATCCGTCCGGGTTGGTCATTTCGGTGCAGATGCGGGCGCGGATTGCATCGCTCAATCAGGAAATTGCAAATATATCTGTCGCCATCAGTAAGTATCAAACCGCCGATTCGGCCCTGGAGCAGTTGCGAAGTATTCTCACCGAAATACGCTCTCTGGCGGTCGGGGCCGCCAATGGCGCGGTGAATGACGGGAAAATGCTTGAGGCTTATCAGAGCGAGGCGGATAATCTGGTGCAATCTTATAACCGGATTATATCCGAGACCTCCTTTGGAAAACAGAAACTGCTTGACGGTTCGGCCGGTTCAGTGACGCATGTGCAGAGTCTTCAGGAGATAGATTTTTCCACAACCGCCGGTACCGAGCATTCCATCACTGCTCTTGACGAAGCGACATCACGGCTCGATCAGGCAATCGCCGATATCGGCGCCACGCAGAAATATGCCCTGGAGTCTCAGTTGGTCAATCTCCGCGTCGAGGCGCAGAACCTGACTGCGGCCGAATCACAGATAACCGATGCCGATTATATTCTTGAGTATTCCAATTTTCTACGAAATCAGTTGCTTCTCCGCTCGGCTATGTCGCTTCTCGCGCACGGCAGCCTTAATGCCCGGACAGTGCTGACACTGCTGTCCGATCGGTAG
- the murG gene encoding undecaprenyldiphospho-muramoylpentapeptide beta-N-acetylglucosaminyltransferase, translated as MKKVKVIFAGGGTGGHLIPALAIAEKLKSRLVPEYEPDFIFVGTRRGLEYRMREKLGYPLVLINIRGMARSLSPANLLVPFLLVGAVIKSLRLMHRFHPDIVIGTGGYVMGPVIMAAALLNRPRVIQEQNSYPGVTTRQLASRVNRVFLGFGAAAEYLGRKSRTVETGNPIKEIIGRVSREEGRNHFGYASPDIKVILILGGSQGASAINRNILKNLQGLADNYQIIWQTGERDYKEVAAHAGGKVPGRSLFPFTDRIEMAYAAADMVIARAGALTLAEITAAGLPSVLIPYPFAAGDHQRKNAAVFKECGAAVIFDDGELDKVNLLGETVRLFENGERDRMAQATARLRDKRSRSAADLIVDEIFQLINIRRSAS; from the coding sequence GTGAAAAAGGTGAAAGTCATCTTTGCCGGAGGCGGTACCGGCGGACATCTGATACCGGCGCTGGCTATTGCCGAAAAACTGAAATCACGGCTGGTTCCCGAATATGAGCCGGATTTCATTTTTGTCGGGACGCGCCGTGGTCTGGAATATCGAATGAGGGAAAAACTGGGATATCCTCTGGTCTTGATTAATATCCGCGGCATGGCACGCTCTCTATCTCCGGCCAATTTATTGGTGCCATTCCTGCTGGTAGGAGCGGTCATAAAATCTCTTCGGCTCATGCACCGCTTTCATCCCGATATCGTCATTGGGACCGGCGGCTATGTGATGGGACCGGTGATCATGGCGGCGGCGCTTTTGAATCGGCCGCGGGTAATTCAGGAGCAGAACTCCTATCCGGGTGTAACCACCCGGCAGCTGGCCTCAAGAGTCAACCGGGTCTTTCTGGGATTTGGCGCCGCGGCCGAATATCTGGGTAGGAAGAGCCGTACTGTAGAGACCGGCAATCCCATTAAGGAAATCATCGGAAGAGTTTCCCGAGAAGAAGGAAGGAATCATTTTGGATATGCATCACCGGATATAAAAGTCATATTGATACTCGGCGGCAGCCAGGGCGCCTCGGCTATTAACCGAAACATTTTAAAAAATCTGCAGGGTCTGGCTGATAATTATCAAATCATCTGGCAAACGGGAGAAAGGGATTACAAGGAAGTGGCCGCACATGCGGGCGGCAAGGTCCCCGGCCGCTCCCTTTTTCCGTTTACCGATCGCATCGAGATGGCCTATGCTGCCGCCGATATGGTTATTGCCCGGGCGGGGGCTCTGACACTGGCCGAAATCACCGCCGCCGGTCTGCCGTCGGTTCTCATTCCTTATCCCTTTGCCGCCGGCGATCACCAGCGGAAAAATGCGGCGGTTTTCAAGGAATGTGGTGCGGCGGTTATTTTCGATGATGGCGAACTGGATAAGGTGAATCTGCTCGGCGAAACGGTGAGGCTTTTTGAAAACGGGGAACGTGATCGGATGGCGCAGGCAACCGCGCGCCTTCGCGACAAGCGCTCCCGCAGCGCCGCCGATTTGATTGTCGACGAAATCTTTCAGTTGATCAACATCAGAAGGAGTGCCTCTTGA
- a CDS encoding UDP-N-acetylmuramoyl-tripeptide--D-alanyl-D-alanine ligase, whose translation MIKLDFYTLAKEVKGELVQSRFGTTVFEGVSIDSRTIAERQLFVAVKGEKDDGHKYINDVLKRTGAGLLIQRDYPDLPSIKDTVPIVIVENTHESMMQLARSYRRRLSACFIAITGSNGKTTTKEFIYAMIASKEKLTYRSSGNLNNLFGFPLAIFAMPQNSKYGVFELGISVPGEMTRLAEMAVPDLALITNVGPTHLETLGTIEGVAEAKLELVDMLSEDKPVILNKDFPVLMKAASRRKRNFITYGIETNADFTAKAVGISDDGFPIIEIDGSRITIKLFGEHQAYNLLAGYAVCKVLGLNIKASELDNIEYRFAPYRGEIANINGLTLIADCYNANPASMESGLESLRRYLEHPAMQGRTNIVVVGDMLELGERSEEYHREIGILLARLHFDMVVAVGPHSESMRQAAVENGYDAKRIKHFSGTEEAGAYLVDNVMRGDIVYLKASRGIGLEKIITLLKGTAFRQN comes from the coding sequence GTGATAAAGTTGGATTTCTATACACTGGCAAAAGAAGTTAAGGGAGAACTGGTGCAGAGCCGGTTCGGTACCACGGTCTTTGAGGGTGTTTCTATCGACAGCCGAACCATTGCCGAGCGGCAGCTGTTTGTCGCCGTCAAGGGCGAAAAGGATGACGGCCATAAGTACATCAACGATGTCCTGAAAAGAACCGGCGCGGGCTTGCTCATACAGCGCGATTACCCCGACCTGCCCTCGATTAAAGATACCGTGCCGATCGTGATCGTGGAGAATACGCACGAATCGATGATGCAGCTGGCGAGAAGTTACCGCCGCAGGCTATCCGCCTGTTTCATAGCCATCACCGGTTCGAACGGTAAAACCACGACCAAAGAATTTATCTATGCTATGATTGCCTCAAAGGAAAAGCTGACCTATCGTTCCTCGGGGAATCTTAATAATCTTTTTGGATTTCCTTTGGCGATATTCGCCATGCCGCAGAACTCGAAGTATGGCGTGTTTGAGCTGGGGATATCTGTCCCCGGTGAGATGACCCGTCTGGCCGAAATGGCGGTGCCCGACCTGGCCCTGATTACCAATGTTGGGCCGACCCATCTGGAGACACTCGGTACTATTGAGGGAGTTGCGGAAGCCAAGCTCGAACTGGTTGACATGCTCTCAGAGGATAAACCGGTTATCCTGAATAAAGATTTCCCGGTGCTCATGAAAGCCGCCTCCCGAAGGAAAAGGAATTTTATCACCTATGGTATCGAGACGAATGCCGACTTCACCGCCAAAGCGGTCGGCATCTCCGATGACGGTTTTCCGATTATCGAAATCGACGGCAGCCGCATAACCATAAAACTGTTTGGGGAGCATCAGGCCTATAATCTTCTGGCCGGATACGCCGTCTGCAAAGTACTGGGATTGAATATAAAGGCCTCTGAACTTGATAATATCGAATATCGATTTGCACCCTACCGGGGTGAAATCGCAAATATCAACGGTCTGACTCTCATTGCCGACTGTTACAACGCCAATCCCGCCTCCATGGAGTCCGGTTTGGAGTCGCTACGACGCTATCTCGAACATCCCGCCATGCAGGGTCGGACAAATATCGTCGTTGTGGGCGATATGCTCGAGCTGGGCGAACGGTCGGAGGAATATCATCGGGAAATCGGAATATTGCTGGCTCGTCTGCACTTTGATATGGTCGTGGCGGTGGGGCCGCATTCGGAGTCGATGCGCCAGGCGGCGGTGGAGAACGGGTATGATGCCAAAAGAATAAAACATTTCTCCGGTACCGAGGAAGCCGGGGCTTATTTGGTGGATAATGTCATGAGGGGAGACATAGTCTATCTTAAGGCTTCGCGTGGAATCGGTCTGGAAAAAATTATAACCCTGTTGAAAGGTACGGCTTTCCGGCAGAATTGA